The genomic region TTAGCTTAAGATTAACCCTAACACGCTCACTAGGACTGCTATTCCTCCTAACATGAAGTCAATTAAGTAAACCTTCTTAGTCTTAGCAATTTTTAGTAGAAAACTTATTACAACTAAGCCGGTAATTAAGGCTGAAATTACAGCGAGAGCGATTCCATCAATACCAATCATTGATATAACGTAACTAACGTGATGCCTTGTAAATAGAAGAGTTGTCCCTACAGCACCTATTGCTGCCGGTATGTAAGCTAAGTAAGAGTAGTGAAATGCATCCTCTGGATTTATTCCTAAAACTAACATCGTTGACACAGTCATTCCAGACCTACTTACTCCTGGAAGTGCGGCAATGCCTTGTGCTATGCCTATTAATATCATTTCCTTTGTGGAGAGGTTCTTGAACTCCCTCGTTCTATTTCTTGAATACCTAATGTAAATTCCGTCGGCTATTAACGCTATGCCTAAAAGTATCATCGGAATTGAAGGGTTATATGCGTTCTGCAACAGCTTGTCTGATATTATATAAAGTGGAACTCCGACTATTCCGGTAAAGGTTGTAACAACAACTAGAAATTTTAGAAGAAATTTATCGTGAAATACTCTCCTAACGTCCTGCCTAAAATAAATTAATGCAGAGCCAATTGATCCCATTTCCATAAATAATCCAAAGGTGTAAGCAATACTTACGTCTAAGCCGAGTAAATAATGGGAAGCAATTAATTCCTGGGTTTTACTACTTATAGGTAACCATTCTGCAATTCCTTGTATTATTCCTAGGAGAATTGAAATTAAGAAGTTCATTTTTACCACCTACTTAAGAGTGCCAATTCTAGAGTTATTGCTGTACTCATTATGGAAAGGTAAAGAGAACACTGGAGATATGACGAATTGTCTAGGCAAACTTTTTCCAAAGATAGAAATTATGAGTAGGAATATTAAAAAAGGAGTTAAGAAAATGTCTTTTCCCAAGATACTCATTGACAGAAGGCCTAGAGTACTTAAAGTAGTGAATTTCATATGCTTAGACTTTTTAGCCGAATAATAAAAATAACCTATATAATCTATATATACAATAAAAGGATATATAAAATATGTAGAACGTGATTAAGATCTAGAGTGATGATCTGAAAAAATATAAATAGACAAAAAACTAGGGATATTTGTGGAGCACTCACCAGCTTTAACGGCCTTTATCATAGTGGTAGGGATAGTTGCTTCAACTTTTGCAGTAGTTTATGTTGCTTACTCCTTAGTTTCAAGTTTATTTACTCAACAGTCCTCAATTATCCTTTATAGTGGTTGTGTCTTCGAAAATGGAACTCTTAAGGTTAACTTATTCTCTCCTAAACAACTGACAGTAAGTTATGTTAAAATTAATGGCGAGGTATTTTACCCTGAAAATCAGATTATGATCTACCCTGGAACTAATACCTATTATATTAATACTGGAGACGAGAATTTGTCTCCTCAATCTAAGGTTATGGTGAGTATTTTCTTTAATAATGGTGAGGAAATAAGCTTCAATACTACAGTTATATAACTGACTCCTCCACGCCTCACAGAGGTGAGGGGTTCCCACCATCGTTTAGCAGTAGGGGTAGCCAGAGAGCCCCAGAGAGATCATCGCCAAGCTCTAGTCCCTTAGGAGATACTGGTTGCTCCTCACGCAGTACCATTAAGCAAGGAGCGTCACTAGCGCCAATAAAAGATTTTTGAGAAAAGAGAGATTTAAACACGGGGCTATTCATTTGGCGAGACTTTCCGCCCTTAACCCCCACTTTTTTACTTTAA from Acidianus ambivalens harbors:
- a CDS encoding undecaprenyl-diphosphate phosphatase, with protein sequence MNFLISILLGIIQGIAEWLPISSKTQELIASHYLLGLDVSIAYTFGLFMEMGSIGSALIYFRQDVRRVFHDKFLLKFLVVVTTFTGIVGVPLYIISDKLLQNAYNPSIPMILLGIALIADGIYIRYSRNRTREFKNLSTKEMILIGIAQGIAALPGVSRSGMTVSTMLVLGINPEDAFHYSYLAYIPAAIGAVGTTLLFTRHHVSYVISMIGIDGIALAVISALITGLVVISFLLKIAKTKKVYLIDFMLGGIAVLVSVLGLILS